Below is a window of Prosthecochloris sp. GSB1 DNA.
TCGAGGGTTCTCAGGGTGCCGAACGCGTCGTTTCGTGCTGGCATGGTCGTACCTCCGGAACCTTGGTTTACGATTCGGCAAGGCCGGGCCCTGCGGCCCTTCCGACGGGGGCGAAAACCGTCTCAGCCATGCCCGACGGCCTTGCCCGGGAACGGGGGCCATCCCATTCTCTCTCCTCCCGTCAGGTGTCCATGGATGTGAAAGACGCTCTGCAGGGAATCCGGGCCCGTATTGAACACAAGCCGGTATCCGGAACCGGAGATTCCCGCTTTTCTGGCGACCACCGGCGCTGCCTGCAGGATACGGCCCGCCACAACCGTATCGGATGAATCCAGTTCGTTCAGCGAAGCGATGTGCCTGAGCGGAATAATCAGAAAATGTTCAGGAGCGACCGGATTGATATCCCTGAACGCGAGCACGTGCTCGTCGCGGTAGACGATATCGGCAGGGATTTCGCCCTCGACGATCTTGCAAAAAATGCAGTTCGGATCGGAATGCGTCATGGTACGTTGAGCCGGATTGGGTTTTTGATGAGGAAAATTCAGGCGAGCCCGCCGAAATACTTCATGAACTGGACGCGCTCGTAGGCGGCGGGGTTTTCCGCTCGCCCGAAAGCCGCTCGCCCGATGAGTTTTTCGAGACTCCCGAAATCGTGGCGGTCCATGTAGGCTTCCAGCTCCTCGAGCATCTCGGCGATCGAACCCAACCCCTTGCGGTAAAGCACCGATGCGATCTGGCCCGCTTTCGCTCCTGCAAGCAGTTGCTTGACAAGACCGGCCGAATCATGGATGCCCGTGGATGCGGCAATGTCGCAAGGCACCCGGGAGGAAAGCAGCGCTATCCAGCGCAGCGAGGTCGCCAGCTCCTCGGGCGAGCTCAGGACGTTCGAGCTTTTTATCTCGATCGTCTCGATGTCGATATCGGGAGCATAGAACCTGTTGAACATGACCAGCCCGCCGACACCTGTCGAGGCGATCTTCTGCACCATGTTGGCGAGTCCGGAAAAATAGTGACTTATCTTGGCGGCGACGGGTATACTGACCGCTTTCG
It encodes the following:
- a CDS encoding histidine triad nucleotide-binding protein, which codes for MTHSDPNCIFCKIVEGEIPADIVYRDEHVLAFRDINPVAPEHFLIIPLRHIASLNELDSSDTVVAGRILQAAPVVARKAGISGSGYRLVFNTGPDSLQSVFHIHGHLTGGERMGWPPFPGKAVGHG
- a CDS encoding dihydroorotate dehydrogenase-like protein translates to MADISTTYMGLKLKNPVIAASSGMTESAEQVRKLAKAGAGAVVLKSLFEEQIRSESGYEINANEQNYYYAQAEDYIRSYTRGNDMRQYLDLVAECRDAVDIPVIASINCVSSSEWTEFAAQVQRAGADALELNLFTLPSDPVREGSMNEQVYLDVLGKVTKAVSIPVAAKISHYFSGLANMVQKIASTGVGGLVMFNRFYAPDIDIETIEIKSSNVLSSPEELATSLRWIALLSSRVPCDIAASTGIHDSAGLVKQLLAGAKAGQIASVLYRKGLGSIAEMLEELEAYMDRHDFGSLEKLIGRAAFGRAENPAAYERVQFMKYFGGLA